Proteins from one Camelina sativa cultivar DH55 chromosome 8, Cs, whole genome shotgun sequence genomic window:
- the LOC104707149 gene encoding 1-aminocyclopropane-1-carboxylate synthase 11, protein MLSSKVIGDSHGQDSSYFLGWQEYEKNPFHETFNPSGIVQMGLAENQLSFDLIESWLEEHPEVLGLKKNEESVFRNLALFQDYHGLPAFKDGMAKFMGKIRGNKVKFDTNKMVLTAGSTSANETLMFCLANPGDAFLIPAPYYPGFDRDLKWRTGVEIVPIHCVSSNGYKITEDALEDAYERAHKLNLNVKGVLITNPSNPLGTSTTREELDLLLTFTSTKKIHMVSDEIYSGTVFDAPEFTSVLEVAKDKNMDLDEKIHVVYSLSKDLGLPGFRVGLIYSDNEKVVSAATKMSSFGLISSQTQHLLANLLSDERFTTNYLEENKKRLRERRDRLVSGLKEAGIGCLKSNAGLFCWVDLRHLLKSNTFEAEHSLWTKIVCEVGLNISPGSSCHCDEPGWFRVCFANMSDQTMEVAMDRVKGFVEDNNRGSQKRTMWNTRRRSLINKWVSKLSAVTCESER, encoded by the exons atgttgtcaAGCAAAGTTATCGGCGACTCTCATGGACAAGACTCATCCTACTTCCTTGGATGGCAAGAATACGAGAAGAATCCATTCCACGAGACTTTTAACCCTAGTGGGATTGTTCAAATGGGTCTTGCTGAAAACCAG CTTTCGTTTGACCTAATagagtcttggcttgaagagcaTCCAGAAGTCTTGGGTCTGAAGAAAAATGAAGAGTCGGTGTTTAGAAACTTAGCTCTGTTCCAAGATTACCATGGCTTACCAGCTTTCAAGGAT GGTATGGCGAAATTCATGGGGAAAATAAGAGGAAACAAAGTGAAATTTGATACGAACAAGATGGTGCTCACAGCTGGCTCAACTTCGGCTAACGAGACTCTAATGTTCTGCCTTGCTAATCCAGGAGATGCCTTTCTTATCCCTGCACCTTATTACCCAGG GTTTGATAGAGATCTCAAATGGAGGACAGGAGTAGAGATTGTTCCTATCCACTGTGTAAGCTCGAATGGGTACAAGATAACGGAGGATGCACTAGAAGATGCTTACGAACGAGCTCACAAACTTAACCTAAACGTTAAAGGAGTTCTCATAACGAACCCTTCAAACCCTCTAGGAACCTCTACCACCCGTGAAGAGCTTGATCTGCTTCTGACCTTCACATCCACCAAGAAAATCCATATGGTGAGCGATGAGATCTACTCGGGAACGGTTTTTGACGCTCCTGAGTTCACCAGCGTTCTAGAAGTGGCTAAGGACAAGAACATGGATTTGGATGAGAAAATCCATGTTGTTTACAGTTTGTCCAAGGACCTAGGCCTCCCTGGATTTCGTGTAGGCTTGATTTACTCGGACAACGAGAAAGTGGTGTCAGCCGCGACCAAAATGTCCAGTTTTGGACTCATTTCTTCCCAGACTCAGCATCTGCTAGCCAATTTGCTGTCTGACGAAAGATTCACGACCAACTACTTggaagagaacaagaagaggctgagagagagaagagacagGCTGGTTTCGGGTCTAAAGGAAGCAGGGATCGGTTGTTTAAAGAGCAACGCAGGTTTGTTCTGTTGGGTTGACTTAAGACACCTCTTGAAATCCAACACTTTCGAGGCCGAGCACTCTTTATGGACAAAGATTGTGTGTGAAGTCGGTCTTAACATCTCTCCAGGCTCATCATGTCACTGCGATGAGCCTGGTTGGTTCAGAGTTTGTTTCGCGAATATGTCAGACCAAACGATGGAGGTTGCTATGGACCGTGTTAAAGGTTTCGTAGAGGACAATAATCGTGGTTCACAAAAGAGGACCATGTGGAATACAAGGAGAAGGTCGCTCATCAACAAATGGGTCTCCAAGCTTTCCGCTGTTACTTGTGAATCAGAACGTTGA